Proteins encoded in a region of the Anopheles aquasalis chromosome 2, idAnoAquaMG_Q_19, whole genome shotgun sequence genome:
- the LOC126569317 gene encoding uncharacterized protein LOC126569317: MASTAAGASGKKMRVVALVSGGKDSTYNMMQVTAEGHEVVALANLHPKDRDELDSYMYQTVGHQGIEKLAEAMELPLYRRMTRGHSINTKRHYEPTEDDEVEDLYELLAEVQREQHVEAVAVGAILSDYQRVRVENVCARLNLISLAYLWRRDQTELLQEMIDCQVHAIIIKVAALGLMPDRHLGKSLKEMQPHLLLMREKYGLNVCGEGGEYETFTLDCPLFRCRIVVDDVQTVISSADPVCPVGYLNFTKLRLVPKERTTEPVIIKNSLDYIHDLNESSYSDLSDPDLSESELELIERNSCSVSRGVMRSSFSKDDLSGVGLNPCLSRSNSITKELAASCGAAASSSLEASSVTSSIMSKSPVRIIMKTRASISGGEAGGGALTETELPPFQYLRESRPLTNKPRAVVNSKGWMWVSGVQGDGEDSREAMVSALRTLEEMVQSYSFTLRHICYITLYVRNMGEYGGMNEMYSKVFNFGNPPTRVCVECPLPADCAIVLEAVAFKPVSTASELEYNRQTMHVQGISHWAPANIGTYSQSTKVGHITYISGQIALVPGSMTIIEGGIKQQCKLTLRHLSRIAKAMNAQGGQLRDVVQGICFVTHPAYIYEARRQWERRTANAIIDYIVLPALPRGALVEWQVWAHSHNDKFDYEETGCSIGEYSISIRRRWNYENNCSSIVCYVSTGLATSTTKLTELTDDYLHHHAQLAQRITREQIHDTIAYVLRKLLQDYPMTHGFGTSPATVAGDQQQQQQQHQEQHTVSDSVNDSSSTPTNDSSTNDNDTNHDRWKQHTADVPDTDQLKPAVHLRVFYQIYAIPSVQFLLDAIESFLQSPANVARIAYTVIPACHLQNFSTFISICGLRHHE, from the exons atggcgtcgactgctgccggtgcgagTGGGAAAAAGATGCGCGTAGTGGCGCTGGTGAGCGGCGGAAAGGACAGTACGTACAACATGATGCAGGTGACGGCCGAGGGCCAcgaggtggtggcgctggccaACCTGCACCCCAAGGATCGAGACGAACTGGACAGCTACATGTACCAGACGGTGGGCCATCAGGGCATCGAGAAGCTGGCAGAGGCGATGGAACTGCCACTGTACCGGCGCATGACCCGCGGCCATTCGATCAACACCAAGCGGCACTACGAGCcgaccgaggacgacgaggtcGAGGATCTGTACGAGCTGCTGGCGGAGGTGCAGCGTGAGCAGCACGTCGAAGCCGTGGCCGTTGGCGCCATCCTTTCCGACTATCAGCGCGTGCGGGTGGAGAATGT CTGCGCCCGTCTCAACCTTATCTCGCTGGCGTACCTTTGGCGCCGTGATCAGACCGAGCTGCTACAGGAGATGATCGACTGTCAGGTgcacgcgatcatcatcaaggtGGCCGCCCTTGGTCTCATGCCCGATCGTCACCTCGGCAAATCGCTCAAGGAGATGCAACCGCACCTGCTACTGATGCGTGAAAAGTACGGCCTGAACGTGTGCGGCGAGGGTGGCGAGTACGAGACGTTCACACTCGACTGTCCGCTCTTTCGGTGCCGGATCGTGGTCGACGATGTGCAGACGGTCATCAGCTCGGCGGATCCGGTCTGCCCGGTCGGCTATCTGAACTTCACCAAGCTGCGGCTGGTACCGAAGGAGCGCACCACGGAGCCGGTGATCATTAAAAACTCGCTGGATTACATCCACGATCTAAACGAATCGAGCTACAGTGATCTGAGCGATCCGGATCTGAGCGAATCCGAGCTGGAGCTGATCGAGCGCAATAGCTGTAGCGTGTCCCGCGGGGTAATGCGTAGTTCCTTCAGCAAAGATGACCTCAGTGGCGTAGGACTCAACCCGTGTCTCTCGCGGAGCAATAGCATAACGAAGGAGCTAGCGGCCAGTTGCGGCGCTGCTGCATCGTCCAGCCTCGAAGCATCCTCCGTGACGAGTAGCATAATGTCGAAATCACCCGTTCGCATCATCATGAAGACACGTGCGAGCATATCGGGCGGTGAAGCGGGCGGGGGCGCTCTGACCGAGACGGAGCTGCCCCCGTTTCAGTACCTTCGCGAGAGCCGCCCATTGACCAACAAACCGCGTGCCGTCGTCAATTCGAAGGGCTGGATGTGGGTTTCCGGTGTTCAGGGCGATGGGGAGGATTCACGGGAAGCGATGGTCAGCGCGTTACGCACATTAGAGG AAATGGTTCAATCCTACTCCTTTACGCTTCGACATATCTGCTACATTACGCTGTACGTGCGCAATATGGGCGAGTACGGCGGAATGAACGAAATGTACTCGAAAGTGTTCAACTTCGGCAATCCTCCGACCAGG GTCTGCGTCGAATGTCCACTGCCCGCAGATTGTGCCATCGTTCTAGAGGCAGTAGCTTTCAAGCCGGTCTCGACTG CATCTGAGCTCGAATACAATCGCCAGACGATGCACGTGCAGGGCATATCGCACTGGGCTCCGGCCAACATCGGTACCTACAGCCAGTCGACGAAG GTTGGCCACATAACGTACATCTCGGGACAGATTGCGCTAGTGCCGGGTAGTATGACCATCATCGAAGGTGGCATCAAGCAACAGTGCAAGCTGACACTGCGCCATCTGAGCAGGATAGCGAAGGCCATGAACGCGCAAGGTGGCCAACTGCGCGATGTGGTGCAAGGAATCTGCTTCGTGACGCACCCGGCCTACATCTACGAGGCCCGCCGGCAGTGGGAACGCCGAACGGCGAACGCCATCATCGACTATATCGTGCTTCCTGCCCTGCCACGTGGTGCCCTCGTCGAGTGGCAGGTCTGGGCACACTCGCACAACGACAAGTTTGACT ACGAAGAAACCGGTTGCTCGATCGGTGAATACTCGATATCGATCCGCCGGCGGTGGAACTACGAGAACAATTGCTCCTCCATCGTATGCTACGTCTCGACCGGGCTGGCTACCTCGACGACCAAGCTAACAGAGCTAACCGACGATTACCTGCATCATCATGCACAGCTGGCGCAGCGTATTACCCGCGAGCAGATCCACGATACGATCGCGTACGTGTTGCGTAAACTGCTGCAGGACTATCCAATGACACACGGGTTCGGCACTAGTCCGGCAACAGTGGCCGgtgaccagcaacagcagcagcagcagcaccaggaacaaCACACTGTATCCGATAGTGTTAACGATTCGAGCAGCACACCAACTAACGACAGTagcaccaacgacaacgacaccaaTCACGACCGTTGGAAGCAGCATACGGCGGACGTGCCCGACACTGACCAGCTGAAACCGGCCGTCCATCTGCGAGTGTTCTATCAGATCTATGCCATCCCGTCCGTACAGTTTCTACTCGATGCGATCGAAAGCTTCCTACAGTCACCGGCGAACGTGGCCCGGATCGCCTACACCGTCATACCGGCCTGTCATCTGCAGAACTTTAGCACCTTCATCTCGATCTGCGGCCTACGGCATCATGAGTAG
- the LOC126569324 gene encoding acylpyruvase FAHD1, mitochondrial has translation MPSTKFFQSTRKIIGAGVNYKEILLLTNSPKPDAPVIFFKPTSTLLDAESPSPTIRVPRVFGGRINFEAELGVIIGRRAANVSPDQALTYVSGYCLALDMTGMDFILNARPKGLPWCLGKGFDTSTPVSRFISRDELPDPNDVRVWCDVNGVRKQDDTTAELIFPIADLISYTSRFMTLEENDLLLTGTPAGAGPVHAGDVIECGLGTDLVRMRCTVENEC, from the exons ATGCCCTCGACAAAGTTCTTCCAATCAACCCGAAAGATCATCGGTGCTGGTGTCAACTACAA GGAGATTCTGCTTCTCACCAACTCCCCGAAACCGGACGCACCGGTCATCTTTTTCAAACCGACTTCCACGCTGCTCGATGCCGAATCGCCCTCGCCAACCATCCGGGTGCCACGTGTGTTTGGTGGCAGGATCAACTTCGAAGCCGAACTCGGTGTCATCATTGGACGGCGTGCCGCGAACGTTAGCCCGGACCAGGCGTTGACCTACGTCAGCGGATACTGTCTGGCACTCGATATGACCGGCATGGACTTTATACTAAACGCCCGGCCCAAAGGATTACCGTGGTGTTTGGGAAAAGGTTTCGACACCTCAACACCCGTCAGTCGATTTATCAGCCGCGATGAGCTACCCGATCCAAACGATGTGCGTGTCTGGTGTGATGTGAATGGGGTCCGCAAACAGGATGATACGACCGCCGAGCTCATCTTCCCGATTGCGGACCTCATCTCATACACCTCACGCTTCATGACGCTCGAGGAGAACGATCTACTGCTGACCGGTACACCGGCCGGTGCAGGGCCCGTCCACGCCGGTGATGTCATCGAGTGTGGGCTCGGTACGGATCTCGTACGAATGCGTTGCacggtggaaaatgaatgCTGA
- the LOC126569323 gene encoding phospholipid phosphatase 5 produces MPRGLAVSLPVGSVSREIGPYTTHHLDGERIVSSTTGVLRTVRISARTHHKQRNGMTAVGKPMAPSFTASGAGTVSKKWNTASPDLNLTLETVVRIALTCIYIGLEFKSPFVRKVQPEELWLYRNPRTESYVPLTMLWPVVLGVPGLVFTLFYLQTRDRQDLRCTVLAFTLGLGLNGVITNTIKLAVGRPRPDFFWRCFPDGVVNEALHCTGTDLRALADGRKSFPSGHSSFAFVGLGFLTWYLIGKLHLMNERGRGRSVRVIAAGLPSFVALLIAISRTCDYHHHWQDVTVGSLIGVVLSYICYRQYYPAFTERNCHLPYLWQSMVAVSPQQLSPSHTSPHHRSLAVMKRANQQHASSTATGNTHDSPMRTLLLSNQSHDSALQRNGDGVGEESDSETQRLLSSGGASVPPDQKEAKWI; encoded by the exons ATGCCTCGTGGCCTAGCTGTCTCGCTTCCAGTGGGGTCCGTCAGCCGAGAGATCGGACCATACACTACACATCACCTCGATGGCGAGCGAATCGTGTCCTCCACTACTGGCGTTTTGCGTACTGTAAGGATAAGTGCAAGGACACATCACAAACAGAGGAACGGTATGACGGCGGTAGGTAAACCGATGGCCCCAAGCTTTACCGCTTCGGGAGCCGGAACCGTATCGAAAAAGTGGAACACGGCGTCTCCGGACCTCAACCTAACGCTCGAGACCGTCGTGCGGATTGCCCTGACCTGCATCTACAT TGGTCTCGAGTTCAAGTCACCGTTCGTGCGCAAAGTACAACCGGAAGAGCTGTGGCTGTATCGGAATCCGCGCACCGAAAGCTACGTCCCGCTCACGATGCTCTGGCccgtggtgctcggtgttccGGGACTGGTCTTTACCCTGTTCTACCTGCAAACGCGTGACCGGCAGGATCTGCGGTGTACGGTGTTGGCATTCACGCTGGGCCTCGGTCTGAATGGGGTGATAACGAACACGATCAAGCTGGCGGTTGGACGGCCAAGGCCCGATTTTTTCTGGCGCTGCTTTCCGGACGGTGTGGTAAATGAGGCCCTTCACTGTACCGGCACCGATCTTCGGGCACTGGCCGATGGACGCAAAAGTTTCCCCTCGGGACACTCGTCCT TTGCTTTCGTTGGACTCGGCTTCCTTACCTGGTATCTAATCGGTAAGCTGCACCTCATGAACgagcgtggccgtggccgatcGGTGCGGGTTATTGCGGCCGGCTTACCGTCCTTCGTTGCGCTGCTGATTGCAATCAGTCGGACCTgtgattatcatcatcactggcAGGATGTAACGGTTGGTTCACTCATCGGAGTAGTTCTCTCGTACATCTGCTATCGGCAGTATTATCCTGCGTTCACGGAACGCAACTGCCATCTGCCGTATCTGTGGCAATCGATGGTGGCAGTCTCGCCGCAGCAACTCTCACCGTCCCACACAAGCCCACACCATCGATCGTTGGCGGTGATGAAACgagcaaaccagcagcacgcaTCATCGACCGCAACCGGTAACACCCATGACTCACCGATGAGGACACTATTGCTGTCCAATCAGTCGCATGATTCGGCGTTACAACGtaacggtgatggtgttggcgaAGAATCGGACAGTGAAACGCAGAGGCTACTCTCGTCGGGTGGTGCTTCGGTACCTCCCGACCAGAAAGAGGCTAAATGGATTTAA
- the LOC126569325 gene encoding uncharacterized protein LOC126569325 — MEQQEAGDLCLLMDKLLIKSLELMERDLELSVEIDRLTTDGKVDLAHTRFTKGPTAVSSVQLPTEDYKPFRALHTVVEQLQDVEGELPIPQLSLEKHPIEPEEDRIDPAAWFGILRPPTLNSARDKFARSLESIVERANVRITLANYLNVFAKLNKRKAEAMQEPQE, encoded by the coding sequence atggagcagcaggaggcagGGGATTTGTGCCTGTTGATGGACAAGCTGTTGATCAAATCGTTGGAGCTGATGGAACGGGATCTGGAGTTAAGTGTGGAGATCGATCGGCTTACCACCGACGGCAAGGTGGACCTGGCGCACACCCGCTTCACGAAGGGCCCAACGGCGGTCAGTTCCGTGCAGCTACCGACCGAAGACTACAAACCGTTCCGGGCGCTCCACACCGTCGTCGAGCAGCTGCAGGACGTCGAAGGAGAGCTGCCGATTCCACAGCTCTCCCTGGAAAAGCACCCGATCGAACCGGAAGAGGACCGAATCGATCCGGCCGCCTGGTTCGGTATTCTGCGGCCACCGACGCTGAACAGTGCTCGGGATAAGTTTGCCCGCTCACTCGAATCCATCGTCGAGCGGGCTAATGTACGCATCACCCTAGCCAACTATTTAAACGTGTTCGCGAAGCTCAATAAACGCAAGGCCGAAGCAATGCAGGAGCCGCAGGAGTAG